The Cervus elaphus chromosome 9, mCerEla1.1, whole genome shotgun sequence genomic interval ctgaattatttcaaatttctGTTCATAAGAGCATAGGAAAAAAAACCATTTGAGAACATGCTGTCTTGTTTATCCAGCTCATATAATGAAGTAGGATATCAACAAAACTGGCGGCTTCTATATTAGGAGGAGAATCCATCcaccagaattttaaaattaattgtgaCTTATTCGTTGATCTagtcaacaaatacttgttgagtATCTACAGGAATGCTCTGCCAGGAACTGTTCTCGATGTTAGTGGGTGTAAAGGTGAACAAAACAAAGTTCTCAAACTCAATGatgacacaaaaaagaaatatttaaatatgtacatacatgcTTTATAAGACAATGATCAATGCTAGGGAAAAAGAGAAGGGTAAGAGAGATGGGAAGTGCCCTCATATGCATTTTCACATAGTTTGAAAGTTTCATAAAATCTTAATTCTCTGACCTTATGTATAATAGGTATTATAAACTGGACTTAAATGGTAGCTTTTTCCTTTATGTGATTCAAACAATGGAAACCACAATTCTGGCACGTGGGgtacatataatttaaaagcGTATGTAGAGGAATTCCTTGTTTCGTGGAAAGACTTTTAATAAATCACATGGGCTTGTATTGTTATTTTTACAAGATGAAGATGACTGATCATCATTAAGTGTCCTTTCACTTCTAAGTTCTCCTCAAAGCACCTCACCTAGACAGCAGGTTCTAGAAGGTAGGGACAATGTCTGGATTGTTTACTGATGTATTTCAGAACCTAGTACATAGATATCAATCATACTTCCTTGAATGACATGAATAATTATGATTGCCTGGTTTTATGGTTATATAATCTTCCCCAAAACATTTTCAAGCTTCTAATAGCCTTTTAGATTATTATAAAGAGGGAATACAATTGTAGCAATTATTTTCGAAGACAACGCATGGTGGCGCTGCAGGCTAAGGCGTCAAAAAAATACGCCCAGGAAATGTTCCCAATTTTACATCAGATCTCCAGCGCAAGCGAAAAGACTGTAATGTAAGCAAAGCTCACAACAAGTCTCCAGAAAATGCTACTCACCGACATTTCCGGACAGGTTACCAACTGGGAGAACCATCACATTCTCAGTCTCATCGCTCCCTAAAATAGAGCTGACCCTTGATCCTGGAAAGGCATTTGTGGAAGTAAAGATGGAGGCCGGAGGGGAGCGTTTTCATCAACAAAGGCAAGTCCTGATTCTCTTTCTTTTGCTGGGAGTGACTTTTGCAGGCTGGGAATCCCGTCGCTATTCCGTGATGGAGGAAATAGAGAGCGGCTCGTTTGTGGCCAACCTTGTCAAGGACTTGGGGCTCGGAGTGGGGGAGCTAGCTGCGCGGGAAGCCCGGGTGGTCTCTGAGGATAACGAACCCCGGTTGCAGCTCGATCTGCAGACTGGGAAGTTGACATTAAATGAGAAACTGGACCGGGAGGAGATGTGCGGCGCTACAGATCCATGTGTAATGCATTTTCAAGTGTTACTGAAAAAACCATTGGGAGTATTTCGAGCTGAGCTACTGGTGAGAGACATAAACGATCATGCTCCTGAGTTTCCTGAAAGAGAAATGACTTTGAAAATCCCAGAGAACTGCCCTCCTGGGTCAGTGTTTCCTCTGAAAAATGCTCAGGATTTGGACGTGGGCAACAACAACATCCAAAACTACAGTATCAGTCCCAATTCTTATTTTCATGTGTCCACCCGCAATCGGGGGGATGGTAGGAAATACCCAGAGCTGGTGCTGGACAAAGAGCTTGATCGGGAGAAGCAGGCCTTGCTCAGATTAACCCTCACAGCGCTGGATGGCGGCTCTCCGCCTCGATCTGGTACCACCCAGGTCAGAATCTTGGTCTTGGATATCAATGACAACGCCCCTGAGTTTGCGCAGGCCCACTACCAGGTGCAGGTCCCGGAGAACAGCCCCGTAGGCGCCCTAGTTGTCAAAGTTTCTGCCCGAGATTTAGACACTGGGACAAATGGAGAGGTATCATATTCCCTGCTTTATAGTTCTCAGGCGATGAGCCCAACTTTTGAGCTAAACAGCCTTTCGGGAGAAGTTCGACTAATCAAAAAACTCGATTTTGAGACAGTATCCTCATATGATCTGGATATAGATGCATTTGATGGCGGGGGCCTTTCTGGAAAATGCTCTGTCTTCATTGAGGTGGTGGATGTTAACGATAACGCCCCAGAACTAACTATTTCATCACTTACCAGCCCCATTCCTGAAAACTCCCCCGAAACAGAAGTGGCCCTGTTTAGGATTAGAGACCGAGACTCAGGGAACAACGGAAAGATGACTTGCTCCATCCAGGATGATCTCCCCTTTATTCTGAAACCGTCTGAAGAGAATTTCTACACGCTGGTAACAAATGGGGCGCtagacagagaaagcaaagctGAGTATAATGTCACCATTACTGTCACCGACTTGGGGACACCGAGGCTGAAAACCGAGCACAACATAACCGTGCTGGTGGCCGACGTCAACGACAACGCCCCCGCCTTCACCCAGACCTCCTACACCCTGTGGGTCCGCGAGAACAACAGCCCCGCCCTGCACATCGGCACCGTCAGCGCCACAGACACAGACGCGGGCGCCAACGCCCAGGTCACCTACTCGCTGCTGCCGCCGCCAGACCCGCACCTGCCCCTCGCCTCCCTCGTGTCCATCAACCCCGACAACGGCCACCTCTTCGCCCTCACGTCCCTGGACTACGAGGCCCTGCGGGCCTTCGAGTTCCGCGTGGGCGCCGCCGACCGCGGCTCGCCCGCGCTCAGCAGCCAGGCGCTGGTGCGCGTGCTCGTGGCGGACGCCAACGACAACGCGCCCTTCGTGCTCTACCCGCTGCAGAACGCCTCGGCGCCCTGCACCGAGCTGGTGCCCAGGGCGGCCGAGCCCGGCTACCTGGTGACCAAGGTGGTGGCGGTGGACGGCGACGCGGGCCAGAACGCCTGGCTGTCGTACCAGCTGCTCAAGGCCACGGAGCCCGGGCTGTTCGGCGTGTGGGCGCACAACGGCGAGGTGCGCACGGCGCGGCTGCTGAGCGAGCGCGACGCGCCCAAGCAGCGGCTGGTGGTGCTGGTCAAGGACAACGGCGAGCCGCCGCTGTCGGCCAGCGTCACACTGCACGTGCTGCTGGTGGACGGCTTCTCGCAGCCCTACCTGCCGCCCCCGGAAGCGGAAGCGGCGGCCGCGGCGCCGGCCGACCCGCTCACCGTCTACCTGGTGGTGGCCTTGGCGTCGGTGTCGTCGCTCTTCCTCTTCTCGGTGCTGGCGTTCGTGGCGGTGCGGCTGtgcaggaggggcggggcgggctcGGCGGGTCGCTGCCCGGTGCCCGAGGGCCACTTCCCGGGCCACCTGGTGGACGTCAGCGGCACGGGGACCCTGTCCCAGAGCTACCAGTACGAGGTGTGTctgatgggaggaactgggaCGAATGAGTTCAAATTCTTGAAGCCTGTCTTACCCAGTAGTCTAGAATCCAACTTTGACAGGAAATCAGAAGGAAGTCCAACCTTCCAGAATCGTTTAGGCATCTGAAACTTCTCCAGCTGCGTACATTAGTTTTTATCTCTTACACCTTTCCCTTTTTTAACCTGGTAGTAATAATTCTACTCgtctttcttcttttcagagTTTTTCATAGTAATGCTAATCTTCGTTTTGTTGGCCTGTTTGCCCTAGAATTAATTTTCCAATTATTGTCAGTAAAATTTTATATCAGGAAAGTTCGTACTACTGGTtaaatttttagtatttatttctaAATGGTAATATGAAAGCCTCTCAGAATAAAAGTAATTctaacttttaaaagttcttttctcACTGTATATAACACGATGTAAaaatgtctgacttattttatcatatttcatttttttattactggaagctttttaagtttttgttattTACACAGCTATGACTTTTCTATAACGCCTCTTCTGTTTGGAATGGAATCAGTTTATATTTGTGTGCGTGCTAAGCTTTTTAAGCTTTTGTTATTTACACAACTATGACATTTCTATAACGCCTCTTCTGTTTGGAATGGAATCAGTTTATATTTGTGTGctatactaagtcgcttcagtcatgtcccactcttctgaccctatgggctataccTGCTAGGTTCTTCTGTTACTTATGTCCAATTTTTTCCAAGCTctgtttggatttttgttttatcAGTAGATAGCAACATGTATAATTTcctatttatttcaaaatcactCTTGTAATCAttggactttcactttcaaatacatGTTATCTCATGAAAGTATATCTTTTTCATCTATTCTTTCTGTTCTAATTTAATGTTGAAGACTTGTAAGTTCTTCCTATTATCTAACTGAAGTTATGATCCTGTTAAGAGTTTAATGATACCCACAATGACTAAtgagttctctttttaaaaaatatatttttaattagaggataattataatattgtgttgatttctgctatacTGATGTATACATGACTCACCGgtaggtatacatatgtaccCTCCATCATGAAGCTCCCTTCTACCTCCCAccccctaggttgtcacagagcaccggattTGGGTTCCCTgccatcatacagcaaattcccactgcctATCTGTttaacatatggtaatatatatgtttcaatgctactctctcaaatcatgccaccctcttcttcccccactgtgtccaaaagtctgttctttatgtctgcatctcctttgctgTCCTGCCAATAAGTTTATCAataccatctttccagattctatttatgtgtgttaatatatgttatttgtttttctgaattacttcactgtaTATAATAGTCTCTAGATTTATCCACCTTATTagactgactcagatgtgttcctttttgtagttgagtaatattccattgtgtatatgtaccacatattctttatccattcatctgttgatggacatctaggttgctcatatgtcctggctattgtaattagtgctgctttgaacactgggatacacgtGTACCTTGAATAAATGTGTCCTTTTCAACTAGGAGTTCTTGTGaatctgcaggcagtgcaggagatgcatgttcaatccctgggtcaggaagatcccctggaggaggaaatggcaacccactccagtattcttgcctggaaaattccatgaggaggagcctggcaagctacagaccACAggatcataaagaatcagacacaactgagcacacatgcatacaccatATATTCTTAATGTCAATAGACATGACCAAGCAATACATTGCCTGCCTGCAACTGTCCCTTGCTATTACAAACAAATTCTCAAGTGAGCTCTAAATTCTGCCCCTAGAGGAGCTATTGATGACACAGCATTCCAGTATCTGTTTGTCTTTGGATGATGACATTGTTCTGATTAATAGGTAATTTGAAAGGAAATACATTGTAGAATTAACATTACTTAAGCAAAGAAAACTTAGTAAAGATATGTTGGTGAGGGAGTTGAATGATTTGAAGAAATAATCAACTCTGTTGTCAGGACTCCTCTATCTCCAGGAACCTGGTGTGGTTGGCAGAGTAATGGCCCCTTAAAGACATCCACATCCTAATCCCTAGAACCTGTAAATATACTGTTGTATTGCAATAGGAAATTAAGGTTCAGAGGTATTAAGGTTGGTAATCAGTCTTAAAATATGGAGAATATCCTAGATGATTTGGGTGGGCCTGATTTAATCAGTTGAAAGGCCTTAAAAGCAGCTTTGAGTCTTCTTGAGATGAAGAAATTCTGACTGTGGGCAGTAGCTTCAGTTGATGCCCCAGATTTCCAGCCTTTCCTTTTTAATTGCCTCCTCTACAGATTTTGGATTTGCCTAGCCAGCTCACCCAATCAAATAAGTCACTTCCTTGTAATAAATCTCTTAACATGTATCTCCTGCTGCTTGTTTCTCTGAGTGAACCCTGACTGATACGGATTTTGGTTCCTGGAAGTGGAGTCCTGCTGTAACAAATAACTAAAAACATGCAAACTGGTTTGGAATTGAGTGACAGGCATAGGCTGGAAGAATTTTGAAGAGCATGATGGAAAAGTCTTAGATTGCTTTGGACAGACTGGTGGTTGAAATACAAATGTTAATAACTCTGCTAGCAAAGATTCAGAAGGAAGTAAGTTGAGGAAGTATGGTTGAGAAAACATACTGCCATGTAGAGTACCTAAATCAAAACCTTAGGAGACTTGGTAGTAATATGGATGTTAAAGTCACTAATGATGAGGACtcagaaagaaatgaggaaaatgttactggaaactggaggaaagggaatcctTGCTACATAGTGGCTGAAAACAGGTGAATTGTGTCCTCCCTTGGAAATGTGAGAGAAAAAGGACTTGTAAGCAATGAACTTGGATATTTAGCTGAGATTTCCAGGCATAGGTTGAAAGTGCAGCCTGATTTCTTCTTGCTGCTTATAGTAAAATGTGAGAAGGATAAAATACATTGAGGAAAGGACTATTAAGCAAAAAGGAACCAGAATTTGATGATTTGAGAAATTCTCAGCCTATTCAGATTGTAAAAGATGCTAAAATTAGGAAAGAAAGCCAAGGATGTCATAGGTGTACACTATTTGtattgggcatacacactgagacaATACTATAATGAGATGAGATCTTTGAGGACCTtacatatatttcttatatgGGGTGTCTGTAAATCTTT includes:
- the PCDHB15 gene encoding protocadherin beta-15, which translates into the protein MEAGGERFHQQRQVLILFLLLGVTFAGWESRRYSVMEEIESGSFVANLVKDLGLGVGELAAREARVVSEDNEPRLQLDLQTGKLTLNEKLDREEMCGATDPCVMHFQVLLKKPLGVFRAELLVRDINDHAPEFPEREMTLKIPENCPPGSVFPLKNAQDLDVGNNNIQNYSISPNSYFHVSTRNRGDGRKYPELVLDKELDREKQALLRLTLTALDGGSPPRSGTTQVRILVLDINDNAPEFAQAHYQVQVPENSPVGALVVKVSARDLDTGTNGEVSYSLLYSSQAMSPTFELNSLSGEVRLIKKLDFETVSSYDLDIDAFDGGGLSGKCSVFIEVVDVNDNAPELTISSLTSPIPENSPETEVALFRIRDRDSGNNGKMTCSIQDDLPFILKPSEENFYTLVTNGALDRESKAEYNVTITVTDLGTPRLKTEHNITVLVADVNDNAPAFTQTSYTLWVRENNSPALHIGTVSATDTDAGANAQVTYSLLPPPDPHLPLASLVSINPDNGHLFALTSLDYEALRAFEFRVGAADRGSPALSSQALVRVLVADANDNAPFVLYPLQNASAPCTELVPRAAEPGYLVTKVVAVDGDAGQNAWLSYQLLKATEPGLFGVWAHNGEVRTARLLSERDAPKQRLVVLVKDNGEPPLSASVTLHVLLVDGFSQPYLPPPEAEAAAAAPADPLTVYLVVALASVSSLFLFSVLAFVAVRLCRRGGAGSAGRCPVPEGHFPGHLVDVSGTGTLSQSYQYEVCLMGGTGTNEFKFLKPVLPSSLESNFDRKSEGSPTFQNRLGI